Proteins from a single region of Felis catus isolate Fca126 chromosome B4, F.catus_Fca126_mat1.0, whole genome shotgun sequence:
- the BBS10 gene encoding Bardet-Biedl syndrome 10 protein isoform X2, whose amino-acid sequence MMVACVSSHLRKTGDGAKTFIIFLCHLLRGLHAVTDKEQDSLISKNIQTHRRHWKNCCQWKFISQALLKFQTQVLDYIMGHYLSKHFLSIFSSSTKERTLCRSSLELLLEAYFCGRVGRNNQNFISQLMCDYFFKCMACESGCEEVFELVDDYFIELNVGVTGLPVSDSRIIAGLVLHRDFSVYCPADGDIRIVIVTETIQPPFSTSGSEFILHSETQFRTSQFWIMERTKAIMKHLQSQNVKLLLSSVKQPDLVIYYAGLNGISVVECLSSEEVSLIQRVVGLSPFVLPHTSSQYETCNTALMNFCKPLILRSKRYVHLGLIGTCSFIPHCIVLCAPVQGLVEQHKSALHGAFKMLRQLFKDLDLNYMLQASDQNYASSPLTYKNSRESTPLPEIVNGSMQSPYQGTVVENKGKLATIQTYLKVYSNFVVPSIELETHIPRSIPKMTPTDTYQTDETLRYLSLAKTRIVDDSEPFMESNSANSTTENTRIEISYENLQVTEIAGRGSMLAVREKSLEMCTSHGYCFSSIPAGCVLPAGGNFEFLLHYYLLNYAKKCHQSEETMVSVIIANALLGIPKILYKSKKGNYSFPQIYVRTLHAIQTHQPMVSSQTGLESVASKYQLLTSVLQCLTKILTIDLVINIKRQPREVYDQDSEEEV is encoded by the coding sequence agtggaaatttatttctcaggcTCTTCTGAAGTTTCAGACACAAGTATTAGATTATATTATGGGCCACTACTTAAGCAAACACTTTTTGTCCATCTTTTCTTCATCCACTAAAGAGAGAACATTGTGTAGAAGCTCTCTAGAGTTGCTCTTAGAAGCATACTTTTGTGGAAGAGTGGGAAGAAATAATCAAAACTTTATTTCACAATTGATGTGTGACTACTTTTTCAAGTGTATGGCTTGTGAAAGTGGATGTGAAGAAGTATTTGAGTTAGTGGATGACTATTTTATAGAGTTGAACGTTGGTGTCACTGGCCTTCCTGTCTCAGATTCCAGGATCATAGCTGGGCTTGTGCTTCATAGAGACTTTTCTGTCTACTGTCCAGCAGATGGTGACATAAGAATAGTGATAGTAACAGAGACTATTCAGCCCCCTTTTTCAACTTCTGGATCAGAGTTTATTTTACATTCAGAAACACAGTTTCGGACATCTCAGTTTTGGATTATGGAAAGGACAAAAGCAATCATGAAACATTTACAGAGTCAGAATGTAAAATTGCTGCTGTCTAGTGTGAAACAACCAGATTTAGTTATTTATTATGCAGGACTGAATGGCATATCTGTCGTGGAGTGTTTATCCTCTGAAGAAGTATCTCTTATCCAGAGGGTTGTTGGTCTTTCTCCCTTTGTATTGCCGCATACCTCTTCGCAGTATGAAACCTGTAACACTGCTTTGATGAATTTTTGTAAGCCCCTTATCCTTAGATCCAAAAGGTATGTTCATCTTGGCTTGATTGGCACATGTTCGTTTATACCACACTGTATAGTTCTTTGTGCACCAGTGCAGGGTCTTGTGGAACAGCATAAAAGTGCTTTACATGGAGCATTTAAAATGCTTCGGCAGTTATTTAAAGACCTTGATCTAAATTACATGTTACAAGCCAGTGATCAAAATTATGCATCAAGTCCTCTTACCTACAAGAATAGCAGAGAAAGTACGCCATTGCCAGAAATTGTTAATGGCTCAATGCAAAGCCCATATCAGGGCACAGTTGTAGAGAACAAAGGTAAGCTGGCAACaattcaaacatatttaaaagtatattcaaATTTTGTAGTTCCAAGTATAGAATTAGAAACACATATTCCACGTTCAATACCAAAAATGACACCAACAGATACATACCAGACAGATGAAACATTGAGATATTTGTCTCTAGCCAAAACCAGGATAGTTGATGACAGTGAACCATTTATGGAGAGTAATTCTGCTAATTCAACAACAGAAAACACTAGAATAGAAATTTCTTATGAAAATTTACAAGTCACAGAAATTGCTGGAAGGGGAAGCATGTTAGCAGTGAGAGAGAAGTCACTGGAGATGTGTACATCCCACGGTTACTGCTTCTCATCTATACCAGCAGGTTGTGTTTTGCCAGCGGGTGgtaattttgagtttttgttacATTACTATCTTCTTAACTACGCCAAAAAATGTCACCAATCAGAAGAAACTATGGTTAGCGTGATAATAGCTAATGCTCTTTTAGGCATTCCCAAAATCCTGTATAAGTCTAAGAAAGGAAACTATAGCTTTCCACAAATATATGTAAGAACTCTCCATGCGATACAAACCCATCAACCCATGGTAAGCAGTCAGACAGGTTTGGAATCGGTAGCTAGTAAATACCAATTACTAACTTCCGTTCTTCAatgtttaacaaaaattttaaccaTTGATTTGGTAATCAATATTAAGAGACAACCTCGGGAAGTTTATGATCAAGATTCAGAAGAGGAAGTATAA